From Paenibacillus graminis, a single genomic window includes:
- a CDS encoding carbohydrate ABC transporter permease has translation MPVKSYKHIVSLLAFVAPAFIIYLLFLLIPTIGGMYYSFTDWNGLNRNYSFIGLGNFIEALREDPDFVHSLMFTLKYVLFMIVLQNVFALVLAVFIETKTRTKGFFRTLFFMPNMISTIISAFMWTFVFSQVLPQIAEKTAMSFLDQLWIGDPKVSFYSIIIVSLWNGVGYMMIIYLAALQGVPQSLKEAAVIDGASPFQTFRKVTLPMITHAVTICFFLTLNGAFKVFEVVYGLTGGGPGRSTQVITMNIYEEAFSNNFRYGYASAKSVILFVIILIFTFIQIGVMKRKEVEA, from the coding sequence GTGCCGGTCAAGAGCTATAAACATATTGTTTCGCTGCTTGCTTTCGTCGCGCCCGCATTTATCATCTACTTATTGTTTCTGCTGATCCCCACAATCGGCGGCATGTACTACAGCTTCACGGACTGGAACGGCCTGAACCGCAATTATTCTTTTATCGGACTGGGTAATTTTATTGAAGCGCTTCGTGAAGATCCCGATTTCGTGCATTCGCTTATGTTTACGCTTAAATATGTGCTGTTCATGATTGTCCTGCAAAATGTATTTGCGCTGGTGCTTGCCGTGTTCATTGAGACGAAAACCAGAACCAAAGGCTTCTTCCGCACCCTCTTTTTCATGCCGAATATGATCAGCACGATTATCAGCGCCTTTATGTGGACCTTCGTGTTCTCCCAGGTGCTGCCGCAAATTGCGGAGAAAACGGCCATGTCCTTTCTGGACCAGCTGTGGATCGGCGATCCCAAGGTATCCTTTTATTCGATCATAATCGTATCGCTGTGGAATGGCGTCGGCTATATGATGATTATATATCTGGCTGCCCTGCAGGGTGTGCCGCAAAGCCTCAAGGAAGCCGCCGTTATCGATGGTGCCAGCCCGTTTCAGACGTTCCGTAAGGTAACGCTGCCGATGATTACGCATGCAGTGACCATCTGCTTCTTCTTAACCCTGAACGGAGCATTTAAAGTGTTCGAGGTGGTCTATGGCCTCACGGGTGGCGGCCCGGGGCGCAGTACGCAGGTCATCACGATGAATATTTATGAAGAGGCATTCTCCAACAACTTCCGCTACGGGTATGCCAGCGCCAAATCGGTGATTCTGTTCGTCATTATCCTGATCTTCACCTTCATCCAGATTGGTGTCATGAAACGAAAAGAGGTGGAAGCATGA
- a CDS encoding carbohydrate ABC transporter permease, translating to MRLRKGASLFITLFLSIGAVISFFPIYLAIINSVKTQGEMFTSFIALPTKLHFENYSQAFDKINLLHSTLNSVIVSVIGIGGIIFCAALAGYKLSRTSGRLSAAIFSLFIASMLVPFHSIMIPLTRMAKSLHVSGSTYGLALIYIGLGVNMAIFLYHGFVKSIPRELEEAARIDGCGEFQTFFRIIFPLLLPITVTIAILDFLWIWNDFLLPLLMLTDANKYTLILSTNTLFGEYNKEWSLILAALVLTALPVIVIYGFFQKFIMQGIAEGAIKG from the coding sequence ATGAGACTGAGAAAAGGAGCTTCGCTGTTCATTACTTTGTTTCTGTCTATCGGTGCCGTCATTTCCTTCTTCCCGATCTATCTGGCGATCATCAATTCCGTGAAAACCCAGGGCGAGATGTTCACTTCCTTTATAGCGCTGCCGACCAAGCTGCATTTCGAGAACTACAGCCAGGCTTTTGATAAAATCAACCTGCTGCACAGCACGCTCAACTCGGTGATTGTGTCTGTGATCGGGATTGGAGGCATTATCTTCTGTGCTGCCCTGGCCGGCTATAAGCTGTCCCGGACCTCCGGAAGGCTTAGCGCAGCGATCTTCTCCTTGTTCATCGCTTCGATGCTGGTGCCGTTTCATTCGATCATGATTCCGCTGACCCGGATGGCCAAATCCCTGCATGTCAGCGGCAGCACCTACGGCCTTGCCCTGATCTATATCGGTCTTGGGGTAAATATGGCAATTTTCCTGTATCATGGCTTTGTGAAGTCCATTCCCCGCGAATTGGAGGAAGCGGCGCGCATTGACGGCTGCGGTGAGTTCCAGACCTTTTTCCGCATCATCTTTCCGCTGCTGCTGCCGATTACCGTAACCATTGCGATTCTCGACTTCCTGTGGATCTGGAATGACTTCCTGCTGCCGCTGCTGATGCTTACGGATGCCAACAAATACACGCTGATCCTGTCCACGAATACTTTGTTTGGGGAATACAACAAGGAGTGGTCGCTCATTCTGGCCGCACTGGTGCTGACCGCACTCCCAGTCATTGTCATCTACGGGTTCTTCCAGAAGTTTATTATGCAGGGGATCGCCGAGGGAGCAATTAAGGGCTGA
- a CDS encoding ABC transporter substrate-binding protein: MKKMSQGLLVTFLAAALLAGCGSNNGGNAGNAAGDDASTGSGSASAKSVTLKMFIAQPRFKEQYDNYIAEFVKKEKADKNIDVSVQLEMPTADNASQILKTRLASNDAPDIFAIHAVNEIPSYYKAGYLEDLTSQPFVGKLLDSVKPSVTTTDGKVVALPLETLSWGYLYNKKIFSEQGLTPPTTLTEMKTVIGKLKANNVTPFVLSYKESWIPQLVLPLAVGGMMKTEDPEFVNKMNKDEGSFSEMKSAIFDVFDLINENGTAKATEVGGDDGAAAFAAGKGAMWLMGPWYAETILKSNPDLDFGVAPLPINDNPEATLINLSASTSLAVSPTSKNKEVALDFLNYVLDDQASNGLFQAMKFNPVSTVHTYESYPWITEATTYVKAGKSVQDPAIPQSVKDEVGKGLQAYYAGQMSQDDVLKALDKAWKSYNKVNK; encoded by the coding sequence ATGAAAAAGATGAGCCAAGGGTTACTCGTCACATTCCTCGCCGCTGCACTTCTTGCAGGCTGCGGCAGCAATAACGGCGGAAATGCAGGCAATGCAGCCGGAGACGATGCAAGCACCGGCAGCGGAAGTGCCAGCGCCAAAAGCGTCACACTGAAGATGTTCATCGCGCAGCCGCGCTTCAAGGAGCAGTATGACAACTACATCGCCGAGTTCGTGAAGAAAGAGAAAGCGGACAAAAACATCGATGTCTCCGTACAGCTGGAAATGCCAACGGCGGACAATGCTTCCCAGATTCTCAAGACGCGGCTTGCTTCGAATGACGCGCCGGATATTTTCGCCATCCATGCTGTCAACGAAATCCCGTCCTATTATAAAGCCGGATATTTGGAGGATCTGACCAGCCAGCCGTTTGTCGGCAAGCTGCTGGACAGCGTGAAGCCTTCAGTGACCACTACAGACGGCAAGGTTGTGGCGCTGCCGCTGGAAACCCTCTCCTGGGGTTATCTGTACAATAAAAAAATCTTCAGCGAGCAGGGACTGACTCCACCGACGACTCTGACCGAGATGAAGACAGTCATCGGGAAGCTCAAAGCCAACAATGTAACCCCATTTGTCCTCTCCTATAAGGAGTCCTGGATTCCGCAGCTGGTGCTGCCGCTGGCAGTGGGCGGGATGATGAAAACCGAAGATCCTGAATTCGTGAACAAGATGAACAAGGACGAAGGCTCCTTCAGTGAAATGAAATCGGCGATCTTTGATGTATTCGATCTGATCAATGAGAACGGCACAGCCAAAGCCACTGAAGTCGGCGGTGATGACGGAGCAGCAGCTTTTGCCGCAGGCAAGGGGGCGATGTGGCTGATGGGCCCATGGTATGCCGAAACGATCCTTAAGTCGAACCCCGATTTGGACTTTGGCGTAGCTCCGCTGCCGATTAACGACAACCCGGAGGCAACGCTGATCAATCTCAGCGCTTCAACGTCGCTGGCAGTGTCTCCAACCAGCAAAAATAAAGAAGTCGCACTTGATTTCCTTAACTATGTGCTGGACGACCAGGCGTCCAACGGGCTTTTCCAGGCGATGAAGTTCAATCCGGTATCCACCGTTCATACCTATGAAAGCTACCCTTGGATCACTGAAGCTACCACCTATGTCAAAGCAGGCAAGTCCGTACAGGACCCGGCCATTCCGCAATCGGTCAAAGATGAGGTGGGCAAAGGGCTGCAGGCATACTACGCCGGACAAATGTCGCAGGATGATGTGCTGAAGGCACTCGATAAAGCGTGGAAATCCTACAACAAAGTGAATAAATAA